TTTaattctaaaatcgatttttcGATAGGTTAGCCAAAGGCCTATTGGATTGAAGAACAAGGTATGGGAAAGCTATCAAATCTTTTGAGATTAGAAGCTCGGCTTATGTTTTACAGTTAGTTACTCATCCCAATTAAAGTTAATTTGGTTTTCAGCCTTCAATTTTATTGAATGTGAGTATTCTATAAAGGAAGAATTCATTAATAATGGTTCCACAATAGaagttgaatatttatgattgtgaGACTTAGAAGGTTAATGATTGTCTCTCCATTGCTTTAGTTTATTGTCTTAGTTTCCCAGCGAAGACCAAGGAAAGGAATGTATGCAAAGGgaaaagaaatcatgaattttgagtatCCACGAAGGGATAATAAATCCAGAAATTGAACACCTAATTGATGATGAATTGTTTAAACAAATTGTCTTTCTTAAACACATTACTGGACCGTTATAATACTCCTATTAACATGATAAAGGTATTATGTAAACCATTAAGTTATAGGTAGAATTGGTTACTCGGTATACTTTTTCCTAGCCAACACCACTACAACACGCTGTTGCATATCTATCGCCTTGAATGATTCAACCAATCAACATCATCCATTGTTGAAATACCAGCATTACCTTACCTCGGTATAAAGTCCAAAACTTCGCTTTAAAAATTGTATCACCTCCTTGCCATTGCAGACAAACCGAAGTATAATGCATCGACAAACACAGCCTTCGAATCATCAAACGGAAAGTCTAGTTCCATCACTGCATTCTGCATACTTCTTTTCCACAAAAGCAAACAACTGGATGATGAAAAATTATTGGACAACTTCATGTTAACGAACATTAGCTTCGTCAACAACTGTACCTTTTTGAAAATCCCAACAAAATCTGCTAAACCAACAGCTTGAGCTAGGTAGTGAACGATCATCTTGAATATCGTGGTTAACCGGTTATTTTCACCCTTATCATTGCCAAGTCCCTTAGAAGTGGCGGAAATGTTGCGTTCGTCTTCACTACTATAGTACCGTCGTCAACCCCATAGTCGGGAAGGTAGGAAATTGTCTCCATCTGAAAATGTCTTGCCTTTTCAGATATAAGTGACTCCAGATTGGGTGTTAGTTACTACTACATCAGAGTTTGGCACATTGTTATCGAAGTATTTTCAGACACTCGTATCCTACCCATGACTCGTATACCTAAGCCGGAGTAAGCTAATACTTTAGTCCCACCTAGACTAGTTAAAGCAGAAGAACGGAAACGAGACTGTATAAAGCAAGAAGCTAAAGAATTGAACAAGCATacctttctcggccttttggctaagatcaagtgtagtatctgttcttatcagtttaatatctgaTATTTGAGCCATCGGCTCACAcgatattaaattaatttttttcaagGGGGAGTTCCCATCACAGCAGCTTGCTGCTAGGGTTCTCACGCGTCGCCTTTGTGTTGCACTACTGCATAGGCCTGGCACACCCCAACCAAAACTAAGATAAAATTATGTTCCCTAACCTGGACCCTTTCACCAGTTTCGCAAATCTCAGAGCAGTTAGCTCTTGAATTTGGTGTTCTTGCCACGGGTTTGGCCTTCAATGTGAACCTGTATCACTTTGGGAAATCCAATCTGAAAATGTCCAAATTCACCATTGCTTCTAGAAACGGTGGTTCCAAATTCACCAATAAAAGCTCTTGGTAACACTACACCAAGGTCCAAGTAAGATCTTTGTTCTTATAGCccaacatattaaaaaaaaaaactatccatTTTCCGTAAGGATCATACTTACCTGGACGGGGTCTATGACTGATCATGAAGGGTCATGGCCTAGGTTAGTGACTTCCATTGCACTTTGGAAGGGCGCTCGCCTAAGATCTCCCCACTGAGGGAGAGTCTACGTCATAATTTGTTTCTGAGGGGGAACGCGTCCGGGCGGCCCCTGCcaatcttccaagtctaaattTTATCTACGGTTGTATTATTTAGCGTTTGCTCTTACCATAGTGCAGTTTGCTTGATCCGAACAGGATCTGTTATTTGAGCTTGATCTGCAACACTTGATGATCTCGTCAGAATGTGTTGGACAATAAGTTTCTCTGAAAAATATGGAATTGCATTATCTTAATCATCAATTTTCttcgcaagaaaaaaaaaaaaaaaacttccgaCTGTAGTtccccaattttattttatttttgataattttccgTTATGGCCTGTAAACAAGCCCTTCTGTTAAAACATGGCTGCCAAAAATCAAATTGAAGGCTACTATTCTAATAAGGTGAATTCGTTTGGATAGCAGGTGATCATCAGCCCTTGTGTTGTTAAAGGCACTTAAGATAGGAGGGGGACTCAATAGCACTTTAAATATGGCCACACAAATTGACTCATGCATGTGGCTTGAAGATAAGATATGAAAAGGCCACATCCAAGAAATTTTACAGTCAATAAGACTAGTGGAGGTGGTGTTTATTCTAAACAGAccgatggtggtggtgttgggtTCCATTCATCATCACTTGATCTCTAAATCCGCAATAATAATCTCAGCAaacatttcttcctcttcttatGTGAACAACTCACAAAGATTGTTCCTCACAAGGCGGAATTCTTCAATATTAGCTACTTCctcaattttatcttcttttctaCATTTGGCGTCTTTTCAGTTGGCAAATGCTCGAGTAGAAGAAGAAACACCTCAGCGCCAAGAAGAACGAGTCGTTCAGGTATTCGAAGAGGCTTCTCCTTCGGTGGTTTTTATTAAGGACTTTGAATTAGCTGAGACCTCGTCAGGCAGAAGCACAAATACTGAAGAAGTTCTtacgaaagaagaagaggaaactgcgaAAGTCGAAGGGACTGGTTCTGGTTTCATATGGGATAAAAGTGGACACATAGTGACCAATTATCATGTCATAGCTAAGTTGGCAACTGATACGACTGGACTTCAGCTTTGCAAGGTATTTCTTGAAGATGCACACGGGGAAAAGTTCTCCAAGGAAGGAAAACTTGTTGGTTTTGATCCCACGTATGATTTGGCGGTTTTAAAGATCGATGTCGCCGAAGGAAATTTCGATCTCAAACCTGCTCTTCTTCGACATAAATCACCAGAGGTACCAAGAAGAGCAGGCACCAAAGTTCAGTATCCTTCTCTCATCTGTTTTAAGAGATTCCCGACATATCATAAGATTCCCGTTCTTGGAAATCCGCACTTTTCCAAATCCAAAAAACAGATGGAATTCTAGGATTTATCCTTGGGGCAAATACTTTTATGCATACCTCCTCTGGCTGATCCACACCATACTCTATTCTCGTAAGATGATACACACTAGCTAAGAGTCCGCCTGGTGCTACATCATAGGCACACTGAGAGCGTAATGGAATGCCAATCCTCGGGCTTTATTTGTAAAGTTTCGAATCCTTGGTAATCGAAGCCTAAAAATCTATGAACTAACCCATGCTTGACTAGCCAAGCAGACAAATGACCCTGCATATTTTTAATCTCTCCCGGATTTTCATTTGTATAAGTAGTTCACGTTTACGACGAAATTTTGGAAATTAAAGTGAAAGGCATTTGCTATTCTTCTGCACAAAAGAAAAGTAGTATCCCTAATTCACTAATTCATGGGAAGATACTGAACTTTGGTATTTTAAAAATGTTTCATAAGGTATCTCTGAAGTAGATCGCGATTGATAGAGTAATCCTTGATCATAATTTCCAGTATGCGTGCTACGTCCAACATAAAACTTGTGAATGGTAGTAAAACATCGATTATTTTGTTGAGACCCAAATATATCTTGGTAGATTTCTCGAGATACCTTCTTACGAAGTTTTGTTATAGCATCGATAACTTCCTCCGGTTTAGGAGGGAAACCTGGCAAATAAACATCCACAAGAATTAAATCACTACAAGTGACGGAGATACGCGATTTAAATAACGGAAAATCCAATATTTTAAAAGTGTATCTAGAATGACTGGGAAAGTGGAAACAAGACCAGATATAATTTGATCATTATGATAAAATCCAAAATCCTTTGAGATAGAGCCAATCATTAGTTCCCAACCATGAGGCGAATGGAATCTGATACATAAATCAATTAATAAAAGAATAGAAAAAGCTTTTATTGTGTCACTTAAGTTATAGAGGAATTCTTTCACCCAAGAATTAAGAACGAGAAGTTCTTCATTACCTAGAATAGAATAACCACTTAGAATA
This genomic stretch from Papaver somniferum cultivar HN1 chromosome 5, ASM357369v1, whole genome shotgun sequence harbors:
- the LOC113284129 gene encoding protease Do-like 5, chloroplastic, coding for MVVVLGSIHHHLISKSAIIISANISSSSYVNNSQRLFLTRRNSSILATSSILSSFLHLASFQLANARVEEETPQRQEERVVQVFEEASPSVVFIKDFELAETSSGRSTNTEEVLTKEEEETAKVEGTGSGFIWDKSGHIVTNYHVIAKLATDTTGLQLCKVFLEDAHGEKFSKEGKLVGFDPTYDLAVLKIDVAEGNFDLKPALLRHKSPEVPRRAGTKVQYPSLICFKRFPTYHKIPVLGNPHFSKSKKQMEF